The Halococcus saccharolyticus DSM 5350 genome window below encodes:
- a CDS encoding transposase, which produces MELAEQLDVDRYRYRDGHPDWRKGTPFRPMFLAYLRSKVEDESLGTVQSRVEDDAELAEAFGFDPDDPPSPATFRPCRVKDRFEDLEHRLSSNADTIRDVAAERGASLGFNLGSTESESDDGDGEPSERTIQRLLRKKGRDVLDELKTVAIPSLSMPRPEDAIYEDDELLVMEAIAAIMDLAANDAGKAFADKKNPDPDLDDPFYEDGPSGETLLEAMKQMSIEKIATMMNFALRKTYTRAKPRLQELENDDGYRFGVRSKVALDITYVAYYGDRDELEWVQGTPTNKEYDWCHKFATAVIVGENTHYVVGVCPLGSTEYADTQAYARERSYYVGDVARRLLSIADDYVNIRMVYADREFHAADVLYTLEVERGLNYIIPAMKDQHRIGPMCDEFDELKRGDDEQNNVPLYVKEEHPIHGPVKHDVSNTKVYTNVVVLPPDNDDDDVNEEGSPQPFLTNLDVSDELPHERRWATKKMDEYDDRGAIENSYSSIKDAAAWTTSKEFEVRWFHFAFGCIIYDLWLLVDFLTQDRIGVIETRTKPRISLSRFREWLKRELVTLI; this is translated from the coding sequence GTGGAACTTGCAGAACAGCTTGACGTCGACCGCTACCGCTACCGTGATGGGCACCCTGACTGGCGTAAAGGGACACCGTTTCGTCCGATGTTTCTCGCATATTTGCGGTCGAAAGTCGAGGATGAGTCTCTCGGCACCGTCCAATCACGAGTAGAAGACGACGCCGAGTTGGCTGAAGCGTTTGGATTCGACCCCGACGACCCTCCATCACCAGCAACGTTCCGCCCGTGTCGTGTCAAAGACCGGTTCGAGGATCTTGAACACAGACTTTCCAGTAATGCTGACACCATTCGCGACGTGGCTGCCGAACGCGGCGCGTCCCTTGGCTTCAATTTGGGGTCCACCGAATCCGAGTCCGATGACGGTGACGGTGAGCCCTCGGAGCGGACGATTCAGCGTCTGCTCCGGAAGAAAGGCCGAGACGTACTTGACGAGTTGAAAACGGTCGCCATCCCGTCGCTATCGATGCCCCGACCGGAGGACGCCATCTACGAGGACGATGAACTGCTCGTGATGGAGGCGATCGCGGCAATCATGGATCTGGCAGCGAACGACGCTGGAAAGGCATTTGCCGACAAGAAAAACCCGGACCCGGATCTCGACGACCCGTTCTATGAGGACGGGCCTTCAGGCGAAACTTTGCTGGAAGCGATGAAGCAGATGTCCATCGAAAAGATCGCCACGATGATGAACTTCGCACTGCGGAAGACGTACACTCGCGCTAAACCTCGTTTGCAGGAACTGGAAAACGACGACGGGTACCGATTCGGTGTCCGGTCGAAAGTCGCGCTCGACATCACATACGTCGCGTACTACGGCGATCGTGACGAGCTTGAGTGGGTGCAGGGCACGCCGACCAACAAAGAGTATGACTGGTGTCATAAGTTCGCGACTGCGGTGATCGTCGGGGAGAACACGCACTACGTCGTCGGCGTCTGTCCACTCGGCAGCACCGAATACGCTGACACGCAGGCGTACGCTCGCGAGCGCTCCTATTATGTCGGTGATGTTGCGCGTCGACTTCTCTCCATTGCCGACGACTACGTGAATATTCGGATGGTGTACGCGGACCGCGAGTTCCACGCTGCGGACGTACTGTACACGCTGGAGGTAGAGAGAGGCTTGAACTACATCATCCCGGCAATGAAGGACCAGCACAGGATTGGGCCGATGTGCGACGAGTTCGATGAGCTAAAGCGTGGGGACGATGAACAGAATAATGTACCGCTGTACGTGAAGGAGGAGCACCCAATTCATGGTCCGGTGAAGCACGACGTATCAAATACGAAAGTCTACACAAACGTCGTGGTACTCCCACCGGACAACGACGACGATGACGTGAACGAAGAGGGGTCACCGCAGCCGTTCCTGACGAATCTCGACGTGAGTGATGAACTCCCGCATGAGCGGCGGTGGGCGACGAAAAAGATGGATGAATACGACGACCGCGGTGCGATCGAGAACTCGTACTCCTCAATCAAAGACGCCGCTGCGTGGACGACATCGAAAGAATTCGAAGTCCGGTGGTTCCATTTTGCGTTCGGCTGCATCATTTACGATCTGTGGCTTTTAGTTGATTTTCTGACGCAAGACCGTATCGGGGTGATCGAGACGCGGACGAAACCCCGAATCTCGCTGTCACGCTTCCGTGAATGGCTGAAAAGGGAGCTGGTCACACTCATTTAA
- a CDS encoding DUF7838 family putative zinc beta-ribbon protein, with amino-acid sequence MSLERDHDCPTCDEERTFYRAASTMVRLGEKVKWRCPDCEYSFVTIGDDIDSSATA; translated from the coding sequence ATGAGTCTCGAACGCGACCACGACTGCCCGACCTGTGACGAGGAGCGAACGTTCTATCGCGCCGCGAGCACGATGGTCCGGCTCGGCGAGAAAGTGAAGTGGCGCTGTCCCGACTGTGAGTACAGCTTCGTTACCATCGGCGACGACATCGACTCCAGCGCGACAGCGTAG
- the trmB gene encoding HTH-type sugar sensing transcriptional regulator TrmB → MVSDDLAGALDRVNQRFDLNEYETDAYLVVLEHGRLTASEIADRTDIPQPRVYDTVRSLAERGLVELRESRPIEVLAVDPQTAFEGIHDSLDALVDDLRTHYTAPARDAEAASLVKSRSTILRHIESVIEEAEYELILSLTPDLVARFEDRLANRQRANVATELLVTPSVDAPAAEEYDYASIATTVRAREGVTTPVVAVGDGEHAVYATQDALAWNRERYGVVFDRSELGFLVSGFFNTLLWTTADPILDDGDDRTFPRRYASMRRCVADLDDSEGSFTVSIEGRDTATGEPRSVSGTVREVTRDETGLTATLTIATDDGTVTVGGRVAAFEDVEAHELRVERN, encoded by the coding sequence ATGGTCTCGGACGATCTCGCCGGCGCGCTCGACCGGGTGAACCAGCGGTTCGATCTCAACGAGTACGAGACCGACGCCTATCTCGTGGTGCTCGAACACGGTCGACTGACTGCCTCGGAGATCGCCGATCGAACCGATATCCCCCAACCACGGGTGTACGACACCGTCCGGAGCCTCGCCGAGCGCGGTCTCGTCGAACTCCGGGAATCGCGGCCCATCGAGGTGCTCGCGGTCGATCCTCAGACGGCGTTCGAAGGGATCCACGACTCGCTCGATGCGCTCGTCGACGACCTCCGGACCCACTACACCGCGCCTGCCCGCGACGCCGAGGCGGCGTCGCTCGTCAAGTCGCGCTCGACCATCCTCCGACACATCGAGAGCGTGATCGAGGAGGCCGAGTACGAACTCATCCTCTCGCTGACGCCCGATCTCGTGGCGCGGTTCGAGGATCGACTCGCCAACCGACAGCGCGCGAACGTCGCCACCGAGCTCCTCGTCACTCCCTCTGTCGACGCCCCAGCCGCCGAGGAGTACGACTACGCGTCGATCGCCACTACCGTCCGGGCGCGCGAGGGGGTCACGACCCCGGTGGTCGCGGTCGGCGACGGCGAGCACGCGGTCTACGCCACCCAGGACGCGCTCGCGTGGAACCGCGAGCGCTACGGCGTGGTGTTCGACCGCTCGGAGCTCGGCTTTCTCGTCTCGGGGTTTTTCAACACGCTCCTCTGGACGACCGCCGATCCGATTCTCGACGATGGCGACGATCGGACGTTTCCCCGGCGGTACGCCTCGATGCGTCGGTGTGTGGCGGATCTCGACGACAGCGAGGGATCGTTTACCGTGTCGATCGAGGGTCGGGACACCGCAACCGGCGAACCACGGTCGGTGTCCGGGACGGTTCGCGAGGTCACGCGCGACGAGACCGGTTTGACCGCCACCCTCACCATCGCCACCGACGACGGCACGGTGACGGTCGGCGGTCGAGTCGCTGCCTTCGAGGACGTCGAGGCTCACGAACTCCGGGTCGAACGGAACTGA
- the pyk gene encoding pyruvate kinase, giving the protein MHTTKIVCTLGPASESRETVAALADAGMALARFNASHGSTDDRATLIERVRDVDATSEASVATLLDLPGPEVRTAPLDESIELATGSEIRFVEGETATPEEVGLSTSITGVEPGDRVLLDDGRIETTVEESAGNAVRARVDSGGPLGGRAGVNVPGVDLGLDVPTEDDQRELDLAADANVDFVAASFVRSADDVYAVNEALEARDAEIPVIAKIERADAVANLDGIVEAADGVMVARGDLGVECPLEEVPLIQKRIIRRCHAAGVPVITATEMLDSMTHARRPTRAEASDVANAVLDGTDAVMLSGETAVGDHPVRVVEAMHSLVGEIEQSAEYAEGIERMVPKPGDSRTGALARSARYLARDIDAAAVVAATESGYTARKAAKYRPDVPVVAVTPDDQVRRRLGLVAGVIPRHAPLTGPNESADAVIRNAVQTALDAGVADAGDTVVVLAGMMTDLEGANTTNTLKVHVAAEILATGRSVVDGRVSGPLSRTVDGDLTDLPEGTILSLPADFDDEFDGNSARLGGIVSAHEGVTGYPAIVARETGLPMISNVSLPGVDEGDSVTLDAGRGVVYEGSVGG; this is encoded by the coding sequence ATGCATACAACGAAAATCGTCTGTACGCTCGGTCCTGCCTCGGAGTCGCGCGAAACCGTCGCGGCGCTCGCCGACGCCGGCATGGCGCTCGCACGGTTCAACGCCAGCCACGGCTCGACCGACGACCGAGCGACCCTCATCGAGCGGGTCCGAGACGTCGACGCGACGAGCGAAGCGTCGGTCGCCACGCTGCTCGACCTCCCCGGCCCCGAGGTCCGGACCGCGCCGCTCGACGAGTCGATCGAGCTCGCGACGGGATCGGAGATTCGGTTCGTCGAAGGCGAGACCGCGACCCCCGAAGAGGTCGGGCTCTCGACGTCGATCACGGGCGTCGAGCCCGGCGATCGGGTGTTGCTCGACGACGGTCGGATCGAGACCACCGTCGAGGAAAGCGCGGGGAACGCGGTCCGCGCGCGCGTCGATTCGGGCGGGCCACTCGGCGGGCGCGCGGGTGTCAACGTCCCCGGCGTAGACCTCGGTCTCGACGTGCCCACCGAGGACGACCAACGCGAACTCGATCTCGCCGCCGATGCCAACGTCGATTTCGTCGCCGCGAGTTTCGTCCGGAGTGCCGACGACGTGTACGCCGTCAACGAGGCGCTCGAAGCCCGCGACGCCGAAATCCCGGTGATCGCCAAGATCGAGCGCGCCGACGCGGTGGCGAATCTCGACGGGATCGTCGAGGCGGCCGACGGCGTGATGGTCGCCCGCGGCGATCTCGGTGTGGAGTGTCCCCTGGAGGAAGTCCCGCTGATCCAAAAGCGGATCATCCGTCGGTGTCACGCGGCAGGCGTCCCGGTCATCACCGCGACCGAGATGCTCGATTCGATGACCCACGCCCGGCGTCCCACCCGTGCGGAGGCCTCCGACGTCGCGAACGCGGTGCTCGACGGTACCGACGCGGTGATGCTCTCGGGTGAGACGGCCGTCGGCGATCACCCCGTGCGAGTGGTGGAGGCGATGCACAGTCTGGTCGGCGAGATCGAGCAAAGCGCCGAGTACGCCGAGGGAATCGAGCGGATGGTGCCCAAACCCGGCGACTCCCGGACCGGCGCGCTCGCGCGATCCGCACGCTATCTCGCCCGCGACATCGACGCCGCAGCGGTGGTCGCGGCCACCGAGTCGGGCTACACCGCCCGGAAGGCCGCGAAGTACCGTCCCGACGTGCCGGTGGTCGCGGTGACGCCCGACGATCAGGTCCGTCGCCGACTCGGGCTCGTAGCGGGGGTGATCCCGCGACACGCGCCGCTGACGGGACCGAACGAGAGTGCGGACGCCGTGATCCGCAACGCGGTCCAGACCGCACTCGACGCGGGCGTCGCCGATGCAGGCGACACGGTGGTGGTGCTCGCCGGGATGATGACCGATCTCGAAGGCGCGAACACCACCAACACGCTCAAGGTTCACGTCGCGGCCGAGATCCTCGCGACAGGTCGATCCGTCGTCGACGGTCGAGTCTCCGGTCCGCTCTCTCGTACTGTGGACGGTGATCTCACTGACCTTCCTGAAGGGACGATCCTGTCCCTCCCCGCCGACTTCGACGACGAGTTCGACGGTAACTCGGCCCGACTCGGGGGCATCGTCAGCGCCCACGAGGGCGTCACCGGCTATCCGGCGATCGTCGCGCGCGAGACCGGCCTCCCGATGATCTCGAACGTCTCGCTGCCCGGTGTCGACGAGGGCGACAGCGTCACGCTCGATGCCGGCCGCGGCGTCGTCTACGAGGGGAGCGTCGGCGGATAA
- the gfo6 gene encoding D-xylose 1-dehydrogenase Gfo6, producing the protein MTDGSLDGLFDGFTERDWRSDASGTVRFAMIGLGWWTKEMAMPAVTDSELCETTVVVSSSKERATDLADTHATVEHGLTYDEFHDGVASEAYDAVYIATPNALHLQYAETAAALDKAILCEKPMEATVERAEDLVTVCEDVTLMVAYRMHTEPAVRRARDLVNSGFVGDVVGVHGAMTQRLLDMFDDPNHWRLDPDLAGYGASVMDLGIYPLNTTRFVLDADPVSVSARMDSTHDAFADVPDERASFRLDFDDGVTAVCTASQNAAQSSHLRITGTEGELELDPVFFPDEPRRLRIRRGDLDATLDFDQRDQMTEEFTYFADRVLADEDPLPDGEHGLADMKILRAIYEAGETGAVVGVADEL; encoded by the coding sequence ATGACCGACGGCTCGCTCGACGGACTGTTCGACGGGTTCACCGAACGCGACTGGCGGTCGGACGCGTCTGGGACTGTGCGATTCGCGATGATCGGACTCGGATGGTGGACGAAAGAGATGGCGATGCCCGCCGTCACCGACTCCGAACTCTGTGAGACCACGGTCGTCGTCAGCAGTTCGAAGGAGCGGGCGACCGATCTCGCCGACACCCACGCGACGGTCGAGCACGGCCTGACCTACGACGAGTTCCACGACGGCGTGGCGAGCGAAGCCTACGACGCGGTCTACATCGCCACGCCGAACGCGCTGCATCTCCAGTACGCCGAAACTGCGGCCGCACTCGACAAGGCGATCCTCTGTGAAAAACCCATGGAAGCCACTGTCGAGCGCGCCGAGGACCTCGTCACGGTTTGCGAGGACGTCACGCTGATGGTCGCCTACCGGATGCACACCGAGCCGGCGGTTCGGCGGGCGCGCGACCTCGTGAACTCGGGGTTCGTCGGCGACGTCGTGGGAGTCCACGGCGCGATGACCCAGCGCCTCCTCGATATGTTCGACGACCCGAACCACTGGCGACTCGATCCCGACCTCGCGGGCTACGGCGCGAGCGTGATGGATCTCGGTATCTACCCGCTCAACACCACACGATTCGTGCTCGACGCCGACCCCGTTTCGGTGTCCGCTCGAATGGACTCGACTCACGACGCGTTCGCGGACGTGCCCGACGAGCGCGCGAGCTTCCGGCTGGATTTCGACGATGGCGTGACCGCGGTCTGCACCGCGAGCCAGAACGCTGCGCAGTCGAGTCATCTACGGATCACCGGGACGGAGGGCGAACTCGAACTCGATCCCGTCTTCTTCCCCGACGAACCCCGTCGGCTCCGGATCCGCCGGGGCGACCTCGACGCCACCCTCGATTTCGACCAGCGTGATCAGATGACCGAGGAGTTTACCTACTTCGCCGATCGGGTGCTTGCGGACGAGGACCCGCTTCCCGACGGCGAACACGGCCTGGCCGACATGAAGATCCTGCGGGCGATCTACGAGGCCGGTGAAACCGGCGCAGTCGTCGGCGTGGCCGACGAGCTCTGA
- the dgoD gene encoding galactonate dehydratase, with product MSEITDYELFAVPPRWLFLRVETSDGRVGWGEPVVEGRARTVETAVEELFDQHLLGSDPDPIEDHWQAMYRGGFYRGGPILMSAIAGVDQALWDLKGKQLGAPVYELLGGPVRDRMQVYGWIGGDRPSDVADAARERVESGLDALKMNATAEFRRIETPAAVAAAGDRLAAVREAVGPEVGIGVDFHGRVAKPMAKRLVRALEPHEPMFVEEPVLPEHDDHLPEIRSSTAVPIATGERHYTREDFRPVLEADGVDVIQPDLSHAGGITECRKIASMAAAHDVALAPHCPLGPIALASCLQVDACAHNALIQEQSLGIHYNEGSDVLDYLADPSVFEYSDGYVDLPQEPGLGIEIDEEYVRDQAGDIDWHNPVWRHDDGSVAEW from the coding sequence GTGAGCGAAATCACCGACTACGAGCTGTTTGCCGTCCCGCCGCGCTGGCTGTTTCTGCGAGTGGAGACCAGCGACGGCCGGGTCGGCTGGGGCGAACCCGTCGTCGAGGGACGAGCGCGAACGGTCGAGACGGCCGTCGAAGAACTGTTCGACCAGCACCTGCTCGGTTCGGATCCCGACCCGATCGAGGATCACTGGCAGGCGATGTACCGCGGCGGGTTCTATCGGGGCGGTCCGATACTCATGAGCGCGATCGCGGGCGTCGACCAGGCGCTCTGGGATCTCAAGGGCAAGCAACTCGGCGCGCCGGTCTACGAACTCCTGGGCGGCCCGGTTCGAGACCGAATGCAAGTTTACGGCTGGATCGGCGGCGATCGGCCAAGCGACGTGGCCGACGCCGCACGCGAACGGGTCGAGTCGGGCCTCGACGCGCTCAAGATGAACGCCACCGCGGAGTTCCGCCGGATCGAGACCCCGGCGGCGGTCGCGGCTGCGGGCGACCGGCTCGCCGCGGTGCGCGAGGCCGTCGGTCCCGAGGTGGGGATCGGGGTCGACTTCCACGGCCGAGTCGCGAAACCGATGGCGAAGCGGCTCGTGCGCGCGCTCGAACCCCACGAGCCGATGTTCGTCGAGGAGCCGGTACTCCCCGAACACGACGACCACCTCCCCGAGATCAGGTCGTCGACCGCGGTCCCGATCGCGACCGGCGAACGTCACTACACCCGCGAGGACTTCCGCCCCGTGCTCGAAGCCGACGGTGTCGACGTGATCCAGCCCGACCTCAGCCACGCCGGCGGGATCACCGAGTGCCGGAAGATCGCGTCGATGGCTGCGGCTCACGACGTCGCGCTCGCGCCCCACTGCCCGCTCGGCCCGATCGCGCTCGCGTCGTGCCTTCAAGTCGACGCCTGTGCTCACAACGCGCTCATCCAGGAGCAGAGCCTCGGGATCCACTACAACGAGGGCAGCGACGTGCTCGACTACCTCGCCGACCCGTCGGTGTTCGAGTATAGCGATGGCTACGTCGATCTCCCCCAAGAGCCGGGGCTCGGGATCGAGATCGACGAGGAGTACGTCCGTGACCAGGCCGGCGACATCGACTGGCACAACCCGGTCTGGCGACACGACGACGGCAGCGTTGCGGAGTGGTAA
- a CDS encoding ABC transporter ATP-binding protein: MAELTLDHVTKRFADGGGDIVAVDDVSADIDDGEFIVLVGPSGCGKSTTLRMIAGLESVTEGTITLDDQAINDRQPADRDIAMVFQSYALYPHMTVRENMSFGLEESTDMPDDEIDERVESAAGMMGIDRLLDRKPGELSGGQQQRVALGRAIVRDPAVFLMDEPLSNLDAKLRSQMRTELQRIQEDLGVTTVYVTHDQTEAMTMGDRIAILDDGRLQQVATPLEAYHEPANQFVAGFIGEPSMNFFETTVENGRLVGDGFEYPLSEETQESIGSTDRVTLGVRPEDIELVDTVESDHDFRTVVDVVEPVGSGNNVYLAFEDSEEASELDMDESRTFVATIGGLRRVEAGQPAVARIPEDAIHLFDAETGDALRNRKLDDVETVEPQL, translated from the coding sequence ATGGCTGAACTCACGCTCGATCACGTGACGAAACGCTTCGCGGACGGCGGCGGCGATATCGTCGCGGTCGACGACGTCTCGGCCGACATCGACGACGGCGAGTTCATCGTCCTCGTCGGGCCGTCGGGCTGTGGCAAGTCGACCACGCTCCGGATGATCGCGGGGCTGGAAAGCGTTACTGAGGGGACGATCACTCTCGACGACCAGGCGATCAACGACCGCCAGCCCGCCGACCGGGACATCGCGATGGTGTTCCAGAGCTACGCGCTCTACCCCCACATGACCGTGCGCGAGAACATGAGCTTCGGGCTCGAAGAGAGCACGGACATGCCCGACGACGAGATCGACGAGCGCGTCGAGTCGGCCGCCGGAATGATGGGGATCGATCGGCTGCTGGACCGCAAGCCAGGCGAGCTCTCCGGCGGCCAGCAACAGCGCGTCGCGCTCGGCCGCGCGATCGTCCGCGATCCCGCCGTCTTCCTGATGGACGAACCCCTCTCGAACCTCGACGCGAAACTGCGCTCGCAGATGCGGACCGAACTCCAGCGCATTCAGGAGGATCTCGGCGTCACCACCGTGTACGTCACCCACGACCAGACCGAGGCGATGACGATGGGCGACCGGATCGCGATCCTCGACGACGGCCGGCTCCAGCAGGTCGCCACGCCCTTGGAAGCCTACCACGAACCCGCGAACCAGTTCGTTGCGGGGTTCATCGGCGAACCCTCGATGAACTTCTTCGAGACCACCGTCGAGAACGGGCGACTGGTCGGCGACGGGTTCGAGTACCCGCTTTCCGAGGAGACACAGGAGTCGATCGGCAGTACCGACCGCGTGACGCTCGGCGTACGACCCGAGGACATCGAACTCGTCGACACGGTCGAAAGCGACCACGACTTCCGAACGGTGGTCGACGTGGTCGAACCGGTGGGCAGCGGCAACAACGTCTACCTCGCGTTCGAGGATAGCGAGGAGGCGTCCGAACTCGACATGGACGAGTCCCGGACGTTCGTGGCGACCATCGGCGGGCTCCGCCGTGTCGAGGCGGGCCAGCCGGCGGTCGCACGGATTCCCGAAGACGCGATCCACCTGTTCGACGCCGAGACCGGCGACGCGCTCCGCAACCGGAAGCTCGACGACGTCGAGACGGTCGAACCGCAGCTCTGA
- a CDS encoding carbohydrate ABC transporter permease translates to MTDRNDGTTMTDGGTATPSTLDSVRDSISWWRIALYAALTVIGVYFLIPIEAGLVTSFKTGESVIRTAPYAPPGPGGFTLDNWTGAFDALAPGLVNSLIMTIPATVLGALFGSLAAYGLTQISWRGQIPILALFVAGVFIPYQAVLVPLSQFWSMIPLEELLSPLWALPFFHPYQTDLVELIVTHTAYGIPICTVLFRGYYVGLSEEMIEAARLDGASAFGIYRRVVLPLSAPMFAVTLIYQFTQIWNELLFALILIGGAGSPAAPVTLSLVGLGASLEGIDFGLRMAGAFLTALPTLLVFIIFGDQFARGVAGGGT, encoded by the coding sequence ATGACCGATCGAAATGATGGAACAACGATGACCGACGGCGGCACGGCAACGCCCTCGACGCTCGACAGCGTGCGCGATTCCATCAGCTGGTGGCGGATCGCGCTCTACGCGGCGCTCACGGTGATCGGGGTGTACTTCCTCATCCCGATCGAAGCAGGATTGGTCACGTCGTTCAAGACCGGCGAGTCGGTCATCCGCACCGCGCCGTACGCACCACCGGGACCGGGTGGGTTCACGCTCGACAACTGGACGGGGGCGTTCGACGCGCTCGCGCCCGGCCTCGTCAACAGCCTCATCATGACGATCCCGGCGACGGTGCTCGGCGCGCTGTTCGGCAGCCTCGCGGCCTACGGGCTGACTCAGATCAGCTGGCGCGGCCAGATCCCGATCCTCGCGCTGTTCGTCGCCGGCGTGTTCATCCCGTACCAAGCGGTGTTGGTGCCGCTCTCGCAGTTCTGGTCGATGATCCCGCTCGAAGAGCTGCTGTCGCCGCTGTGGGCGCTGCCCTTTTTCCACCCCTACCAGACCGACCTCGTCGAGCTGATCGTCACCCACACGGCCTACGGGATCCCGATCTGTACCGTGCTGTTCAGAGGATACTACGTCGGGCTCTCCGAGGAGATGATCGAGGCGGCCCGACTCGACGGCGCGAGCGCGTTCGGGATCTACCGGCGGGTCGTGTTGCCGCTGTCGGCTCCGATGTTCGCGGTGACGCTGATCTATCAGTTCACCCAGATCTGGAACGAGCTACTGTTCGCGCTGATCCTGATCGGCGGTGCGGGCTCGCCAGCCGCCCCGGTGACGCTCTCGCTGGTCGGACTGGGCGCGAGCCTCGAAGGCATCGATTTCGGCCTCCGGATGGCCGGCGCGTTCCTGACCGCGCTGCCGACGCTGTTGGTGTTCATCATCTTCGGCGATCAGTTCGCCCGCGGCGTCGCGGGAGGCGGAACATGA
- a CDS encoding carbohydrate ABC transporter permease — MPSPDRTDPHETVRSRLRGLAERLTPGSDDRSSDDDARAVRTDGGTTVSGGSGSTATSQGGWLRSLRKSGFVSSLPFWLPPFLLMGLFVYGAIGWNFLISLTDMEGFGDPEYSSLDFEQYTELFASQTFIDAARNTFVLLVAFTILCIVLGLVLAILLDRTIRFQNTFRTLYLLPFSLSFVVTAQLWSWMYDIENGIVNSILGVVGLQPDWIGNPQLVLGAVIFALVWQFSGYTMVVFLAGLQTIPDEHFEAARIDGASTVKMYWRVIVPQLRGSMISALVVLMIAALKAFDFLYALFGQYRPAAGADILATFMVREAYSNQNWAYGSAIAIVLYVLALLVVIPYLYSQYRRGEL; from the coding sequence ATGCCGTCTCCGGATCGAACTGACCCCCACGAAACGGTGCGATCGAGACTCCGCGGGCTCGCCGAGCGGCTCACTCCCGGTTCCGACGACCGATCGAGCGACGATGACGCGCGCGCGGTACGCACCGACGGCGGCACGACCGTGAGCGGCGGCTCCGGCTCGACCGCCACGAGCCAAGGAGGATGGCTCCGATCGCTCCGAAAGAGCGGCTTCGTCAGCTCGCTGCCGTTCTGGCTCCCGCCGTTCCTCCTGATGGGCCTGTTCGTCTACGGAGCCATCGGGTGGAACTTCCTCATCTCGCTCACCGACATGGAGGGGTTCGGCGATCCCGAGTACTCCTCGCTTGATTTCGAGCAGTACACCGAGCTGTTCGCGAGCCAAACGTTCATCGACGCCGCGCGCAACACCTTCGTGTTGCTCGTCGCGTTCACGATCCTGTGTATCGTGCTCGGGCTCGTGCTCGCCATCCTCCTCGATCGCACGATCCGGTTCCAGAACACCTTCCGGACGCTGTACCTCCTGCCGTTCAGCCTCTCCTTTGTGGTGACGGCCCAGCTCTGGTCGTGGATGTACGACATCGAAAACGGGATCGTCAACTCGATTCTGGGCGTCGTGGGGCTTCAGCCGGACTGGATCGGCAACCCGCAACTGGTGCTTGGAGCTGTTATCTTCGCGCTGGTCTGGCAGTTCAGCGGCTACACCATGGTGGTCTTTCTCGCCGGACTCCAGACTATCCCCGACGAGCACTTCGAGGCCGCACGCATCGACGGCGCGAGCACCGTCAAAATGTACTGGCGGGTGATCGTGCCCCAGCTCCGCGGCTCGATGATCAGCGCGCTCGTCGTGTTGATGATCGCCGCGCTCAAAGCGTTCGACTTCCTCTACGCGCTGTTCGGTCAGTACCGACCGGCCGCGGGGGCCGACATCCTCGCGACGTTCATGGTCCGAGAGGCGTACTCGAACCAGAACTGGGCGTACGGCTCGGCGATCGCGATCGTGCTCTACGTGCTCGCGTTGCTGGTCGTGATCCCGTATCTCTACAGTCAGTACCGGCGAGGTGAGCTATGA